The genomic stretch ACACCTGCGGAAACCTTGGTGGCGGCAATCTTTACGATGCCGTTACGGAATTCCTTGGATTCGCGGCTGGAGACGGTAATGCCAACGAAGGGCATGAAGATGCGGTAAGCGCACAGCACCTGGCAAAGTTCCTTTTCGTGAACGTCAAGAGGATTGATCTTGTCGTTGTTCACGATGGGGCGAAGGCGTGGGCAGGACAGGCTCATTTCTGCATGAGGGTACTTCTTCTGCAGGTAGAACACGTGGAGGGCGCTGGCCAAGGCATCCTTGCGGAAGTCAGAAAGGCCAAGCAATGCGGAGAAACCGCAACCGCGCATGCCACCCATAAGGGCGCGTTCCTGAGAGTCGAAGCGGTACGGATAGATACGCTTGTGACCCAGCAGGTGAAGCTGTTCGTAGCGGTCCTTGTCGTAAGTTTCCTGGAACACAGTTACATAGTCTACCCCACATTCGTGGAGGTACTTGTATTCGTCGGTGTTCATGGGGTAAACTTCGACACCCACCATACGGAAATACTTGTGGGCAATCTTGCAGGCTTCGCCGATGTATTCCACGCTGCTCTTGGCGCGGCTTTCGCCGGTAAGGATCAGCACTTCTTCCATGCCGCTGTCGGCGATGACCTTCATTTCGTGCTCGATCTGCTCCATGGAGAGCTGCATGCGTTTGATTTTATTGTAGCAGTTGAAGCCGCAATAGACGCAGTAATTTTCGCAGTAGTTGGCAATATACAGCGGAGTAAAGAAATAGACCGTATTGCCAAAGTGCTTGCTTGTTTCCAGCTTTGCCTTCTGCGCCATCTTTTCCAGGAAGGGAGCGGCGGCAGGAGAAAGGAGCGCCTTGAAATCTTCTACGGTGCAAGCGTGATGGTCCAATGCAGCCAGCACATCACGGGCCGTGTACTTACTGAAGTCTACGGAATCCACATGTCCCATGACCTTGCCATAAATGTCGGACTGGATGACTTCCATGCCCTTCATGTATTCCATGTGATTGGTACGGGAGCTAGGGTCATTTTCCAGACGATGCTTACGTTCCAAAGCCTCCGGAGACAAAGTGTCGGAATCAATAAAATAACGTTCGTCGTGATATTCTTTTTCAGACATAACTACGCCTAATTATAAACTGGACTTCAAAGAGAATCGTTCTGGAAAAAAGATTGAATCATAAGAAATATCCTCATCAAGACATTCCCAGCGAATGCCAAATAATCCTAAAGAATAATTTCTTAAAACAGATTGATCAGCATTTTTTAAACGAGCAAAATCACAAAAACGGATCTTTGCAGTCATTCCATTTTCAGCAAAGAATTCCATGCAGTTTTCGTGTATTTCAACGTTCTTTATGTCAGCTCTTTTTAGTTCCAAAATATTTTACCCATTCATATTCAAAAATAGTCTTATTTTCTTCAACAATAGATTCTGCCAATTTCAAATCTTTAGGTTTCAATCCTTCATTTGATTTTAAACAGTCCAAAAAGAGTTAGTATTGTTGGCATAGTTCATCTCCATTTTTCAATGAAAATGCAAAACCTATGCCATCACAAAAATCCTCTTTTTTTTAGAAAATAGACATTATTCAAATTTACAAAGGTGATTAATCAATGATTAATCGCTGACTAATCGCGGAGGAACCCGGTCAGCGGATCGCTGGCGGCGGCACCACGAACCAGCACGCGGCCCATACCGGAGAGGTAAGCGTTGCGGCCAGCTTCGATGGCGGACTTGAAGGCCGCGGCCATGCGAGGCAAGTCTCCGGCGGTAGCAAGAGCGGTGTTTGCCATGACGGCGGCGGCACCCATTTCCATGGCTTCGCAAGCCTGGGACGGCTTACCGATACCGGCGTCTACGATAATGGGAAGTTCGATTTCGTCGATGAGGATCTGGATGAAATCCTTGGCGGAAAGACCGCGGTTGGAACCGATAGGAGCAGCCAAAGGCATCACAGCAGCAGCACCTGCATTCACCAGGTCACGGGCCACGTTCAAGTCGGCATGCATATAAGGCAGCACCACAAAGCCTTCCTTGGCAAGAATTTCAGTAGCCTTGATGGTTTCGTAGTTGTCCGGCAGCAGGTACTTGGAGTCGCGCATGATTTCGATCTTCACGAAATCGCCGCAGCCCAGTTCGCGGGCAAGGCGTGCAATACGAACCGCTTCGTCGGCGTTGCGGGCGCCAGAAGTATTGGGCAATAGGGTTGCACTCTTGGGAATGTAATCCAGAATGTTTTCGTGTTCCTTGGTATTGGCACGGCGGACAGCACAGGTAATGATTTCTGCACCGGCGTACTGCACCGCAGCTTCGATCAACTTCAGGGAGTACTTGCCAGAACCAAGAATAAAGCGGGAGTTGAACTCATGACCGCCAAGAACCAGTTTATCGTTTTCCATCTTTACAATCCTTTAATATTTTAAACTTCATTTTAGACGTCATCTTCAGCGAATGATCTAGATTCTTCGCTTCGCTCAGGATGAC from Fibrobacter sp. encodes the following:
- the thiH gene encoding 2-iminoacetate synthase ThiH, producing the protein MSEKEYHDERYFIDSDTLSPEALERKHRLENDPSSRTNHMEYMKGMEVIQSDIYGKVMGHVDSVDFSKYTARDVLAALDHHACTVEDFKALLSPAAAPFLEKMAQKAKLETSKHFGNTVYFFTPLYIANYCENYCVYCGFNCYNKIKRMQLSMEQIEHEMKVIADSGMEEVLILTGESRAKSSVEYIGEACKIAHKYFRMVGVEVYPMNTDEYKYLHECGVDYVTVFQETYDKDRYEQLHLLGHKRIYPYRFDSQERALMGGMRGCGFSALLGLSDFRKDALASALHVFYLQKKYPHAEMSLSCPRLRPIVNNDKINPLDVHEKELCQVLCAYRIFMPFVGITVSSRESKEFRNGIVKIAATKVSAGV
- a CDS encoding DUF2442 domain-containing protein, producing MEFFAENGMTAKIRFCDFARLKNADQSVLRNYSLGLFGIRWECLDEDISYDSIFFPERFSLKSSL
- a CDS encoding thiazole synthase — its product is MENDKLVLGGHEFNSRFILGSGKYSLKLIEAAVQYAGAEIITCAVRRANTKEHENILDYIPKSATLLPNTSGARNADEAVRIARLARELGCGDFVKIEIMRDSKYLLPDNYETIKATEILAKEGFVVLPYMHADLNVARDLVNAGAAAVMPLAAPIGSNRGLSAKDFIQILIDEIELPIIVDAGIGKPSQACEAMEMGAAAVMANTALATAGDLPRMAAAFKSAIEAGRNAYLSGMGRVLVRGAAASDPLTGFLRD